From a region of the Basfia succiniciproducens genome:
- a CDS encoding Na(+)-translocating NADH-quinone reductase subunit A, with translation MITIKKGLDLPINGKPEQVIRDGNAVTEVALLGEEYVGMRPSMKIHEGDTVKKGQILFEDKKNPGVVFTAPASGTVTAINRGAKRVLQSVVIRVEGNDQETFAKYSPAELVSLSSEQVRQNLQTSGLWTALRTRPLSKIPAVDAVPSSIFVNAMDTNPLCADPAVIINEYQADFTNGLTVLTRLHNKVNLCKAAGSNIASVDNVDSHEFAGVHPAGLVGTHIHFIDPVGINKSVWHINYQDVIAIGKLFTTGELFTDRVVALAGPQVKNPRLVRTNIGANLSQLTANELADGNNRVISGSVLYGAKAEGAHDYLGRYALQVSVIAEDTEKEFFGWISPQANKYSITRTVLGHFGRKLFNFTTAENGGHRAMVPIGSYERVMPLDILPTLLLRDLEVGDTDSAQALGALELDEEDLALCTFVCPGKADYGSFLRQALDKIEKEG, from the coding sequence ATGATTACGATTAAAAAAGGCTTGGATCTTCCAATCAATGGGAAGCCAGAACAAGTAATCCGTGACGGAAATGCCGTCACTGAAGTTGCTTTGCTTGGTGAAGAGTATGTGGGAATGCGTCCTTCAATGAAAATTCATGAAGGCGATACAGTGAAAAAAGGTCAAATTCTTTTTGAAGACAAAAAGAATCCGGGCGTTGTTTTCACCGCTCCCGCAAGTGGTACTGTAACCGCGATCAATCGCGGTGCTAAGCGAGTATTACAATCTGTGGTAATTCGAGTGGAAGGTAACGATCAAGAAACCTTCGCTAAATATTCACCGGCAGAACTAGTTTCATTAAGCTCCGAACAAGTGCGCCAAAATTTACAAACTTCCGGTTTATGGACCGCACTTCGTACACGCCCATTAAGCAAAATTCCGGCAGTAGATGCGGTTCCTTCATCTATTTTCGTTAATGCAATGGATACTAACCCGCTATGCGCAGATCCTGCAGTGATTATTAACGAATACCAAGCAGACTTCACAAATGGTTTAACCGTATTAACGCGCTTACATAACAAAGTGAATTTATGTAAAGCGGCAGGTAGCAATATCGCTTCAGTTGATAACGTCGATAGCCATGAATTTGCCGGTGTTCACCCGGCCGGTCTTGTGGGTACGCATATTCATTTTATCGATCCTGTTGGTATCAATAAATCCGTATGGCATATCAATTACCAAGACGTTATTGCCATCGGTAAATTATTCACCACCGGCGAATTATTTACCGATCGCGTGGTAGCCCTTGCCGGTCCACAGGTTAAAAACCCTCGCTTAGTACGTACAAACATCGGCGCCAACCTTTCTCAGTTGACTGCAAACGAACTGGCGGACGGCAATAACCGTGTAATTTCAGGTTCGGTACTTTATGGTGCGAAAGCTGAAGGCGCACATGATTATTTAGGTCGTTACGCATTACAAGTTTCTGTGATTGCGGAAGATACCGAAAAAGAATTCTTCGGTTGGATTAGCCCTCAAGCAAACAAATATTCAATCACCCGTACCGTATTAGGTCACTTCGGTCGAAAATTGTTTAATTTTACTACCGCAGAAAACGGCGGTCACCGTGCCATGGTGCCAATAGGTTCTTATGAGCGCGTAATGCCGTTAGATATTCTTCCAACCTTATTACTTCGTGATCTAGAAGTAGGTGACACCGATTCAGCACAAGCGTTAGGCGCATTGGAGTTAGACGAAGAAGACTTGGCACTTTGTACCTTTGTTTGTCCGGGTAAAGCCGATTACGGTTCATTCTTGCGTCAAGCATTAGACAAGATTGAGAAGGAAGGTTAA
- the mltC gene encoding membrane-bound lytic murein transglycosylase MltC: MKLKKFLVLLLIPFLYACSSDRSGNYDDAFAKDTNGLDLLTGQFSQNIDQIWGVNELLVASRKDYVKYTDSYYTRSHISFEEGQITIETLADANRLHSAIVHTLLMGSDAKGIDLFASGDVPISSRPFLVGQVVDNFGRQINNIDVANSFASYLLQNRLQSRRLSNGRTVQFVSIQMIANHVNVRARKYLSLVRQASRRYGIDESLILGIMQTESSFNPYAISYANAMGLMQVVPHTAGRDIFKLKGRSGQPSKSYLFDPANNIDAGVSYLWILKNEYLAGITNPTSMRYAMISAYNSGAGAVLRVFDSDQEYAINIINRMQPEQVYRILTTVHPSSQARNYLLKVDKAQRSYRRAR; this comes from the coding sequence ATGAAGCTAAAAAAATTTCTTGTCTTACTCTTAATTCCTTTTTTATACGCCTGTTCGTCGGATCGTTCCGGTAATTACGATGACGCCTTTGCAAAAGATACTAACGGGTTAGATTTGCTCACGGGGCAATTCTCACAAAATATTGACCAAATTTGGGGCGTTAATGAACTTTTAGTGGCAAGCCGTAAAGATTACGTAAAATATACGGATAGTTATTACACACGTAGCCATATCAGTTTTGAAGAAGGTCAGATTACCATTGAAACCCTGGCTGATGCCAACCGCCTGCACAGTGCGATTGTACATACATTATTAATGGGGTCCGACGCCAAAGGTATTGATTTATTCGCCTCCGGCGACGTACCGATAAGCTCGCGCCCGTTCTTGGTCGGTCAGGTGGTGGATAATTTCGGACGTCAGATTAATAATATTGATGTCGCCAACAGCTTCGCCAGTTATTTATTACAAAACAGATTGCAAAGCCGTCGTTTAAGTAATGGTCGCACGGTGCAATTTGTTTCTATTCAGATGATTGCAAACCACGTTAATGTGCGTGCAAGAAAATATTTATCGTTGGTGCGTCAGGCGTCACGCCGTTACGGTATTGACGAAAGCCTGATTCTCGGTATTATGCAAACGGAATCCAGTTTCAACCCTTATGCGATTAGTTATGCCAACGCAATGGGTTTAATGCAGGTTGTTCCGCATACCGCAGGTCGCGATATATTTAAACTTAAAGGCCGTTCAGGGCAACCAAGTAAGAGCTATTTATTTGATCCTGCAAATAATATTGATGCGGGCGTGTCTTATTTATGGATTCTTAAAAATGAATATCTCGCCGGTATTACCAATCCGACTTCCATGCGTTATGCCATGATATCCGCCTATAACAGCGGCGCCGGCGCCGTATTACGGGTATTTGACAGCGATCAGGAATATGCCATTAACATCATTAACAGAATGCAGCCGGAACAGGTATATCGTATTTTGACAACCGTTCATCCGTCTTCACAGGCCAGAAACTATCTGCTGAAAGTAGATAAGGCGCAGCGAAGTTACCGTCGGGCAAGATAA
- a CDS encoding BolA family protein gives MSKQQELTERLTRQFSPLFLQIENESHMHSSDRGGESHFKVVIVTDEFEGKPKVVRHRMIYQFLAQDLENGIHALALHTYTPKEWQSLGKIIPKSTNCLDAE, from the coding sequence ATGTCTAAACAACAAGAACTGACTGAACGCCTAACCCGGCAATTTTCTCCGCTATTTCTTCAAATTGAAAATGAAAGCCATATGCATAGTTCCGATCGGGGCGGTGAATCCCATTTTAAAGTGGTTATAGTGACGGATGAATTTGAAGGAAAACCGAAAGTTGTCCGCCATCGTATGATTTATCAATTTCTCGCGCAAGATCTGGAAAACGGCATCCACGCACTGGCGCTACATACCTATACGCCGAAAGAATGGCAAAGCTTGGGAAAAATCATTCCAAAATCAACAAATTGCCTTGACGCAGAATAA
- a CDS encoding oxidative damage protection protein: MSRTVFCEYLKQEAEGLDFQLYPGELGKRIFDNISKQAWGEWMKKQTMLVNEKKLNMMNADHRKLLEQEMVNFLFEGKDVHIEGYIPQATN; encoded by the coding sequence ATGTCAAGAACCGTATTCTGTGAATATTTAAAACAAGAAGCCGAAGGGCTGGATTTCCAGCTTTATCCCGGAGAGCTTGGGAAACGAATTTTCGACAATATAAGTAAGCAGGCATGGGGCGAATGGATGAAAAAACAAACCATGCTGGTTAACGAAAAAAAATTAAATATGATGAATGCGGATCATAGAAAATTACTGGAACAAGAAATGGTTAATTTCTTATTTGAAGGTAAAGATGTTCATATTGAAGGATATATTCCTCAAGCAACTAATTGA
- a CDS encoding YajG family lipoprotein, which yields MKLSNKFSLAALTVASVLLAACQAPSSVLTFAPHAPNTTLNVSNQNAVVAVVTKDERSQKQVSSYVRDGALFPLTASPEVDTIFQQVMQQNLNSKGFRLGSANAANTHMLVSVKDFYAKVEEGNLRHKINSKIQLQIHVQGVKGNFTKSIGTTRTDEGAFTVSNEDIQKALDAALKDVVNGIYADQDIGNAIRQYSN from the coding sequence ATGAAACTTTCCAACAAATTTTCTTTAGCGGCGCTTACCGTCGCAAGCGTATTGTTAGCGGCTTGCCAAGCGCCGAGTAGCGTATTGACTTTTGCCCCTCACGCGCCGAATACCACTTTAAACGTGAGTAACCAAAATGCGGTGGTTGCGGTGGTAACCAAAGACGAACGTAGCCAAAAACAGGTTTCCAGTTATGTTCGTGACGGAGCGCTATTCCCGCTAACGGCTTCACCTGAAGTGGATACCATTTTTCAACAGGTTATGCAGCAAAATTTAAATAGTAAAGGCTTCCGTTTGGGATCGGCGAATGCGGCAAATACACATATGTTGGTTTCGGTAAAGGATTTTTACGCCAAAGTGGAAGAGGGCAATTTGCGCCATAAGATTAATTCTAAAATTCAGCTGCAAATTCATGTTCAAGGCGTTAAAGGCAACTTTACTAAGAGCATTGGTACGACTCGTACGGATGAGGGCGCATTTACAGTGAGCAATGAAGATATTCAAAAAGCGCTGGATGCGGCATTGAAAGATGTAGTGAACGGCATTTATGCCGATCAGGATATCGGTAACGCAATTCGCCAATATTCAAACTAA